A region from the Triticum urartu cultivar G1812 chromosome 1, Tu2.1, whole genome shotgun sequence genome encodes:
- the LOC125532283 gene encoding putative RING-H2 finger protein ATL12, translating into MPKIMLLLLLVCWTQAQPAAEETPPGAGVKVSFRPSVAIVVGIFTMIFSLTFLLLMYAKFCHPANTPLLPATTTASPSRAPAPDALIESEASAGVGKAVIESLPFFRFAALRGARQGLECAVCLARFDDADLLRLLPRCRHAFHLDCVDRWLHSSASCPLCRARVHPDDADLGLKYAAASARFVFGAGDDAAAVAAGPAPSSGRDLLAGIFVERVPSARFGGDDADGDAADDSNTKLDRHRHRIVVSDSVFKSRWSDLNSADLIALDTEMLRSVSSGRFPYPYPYPDDDIIFVGEEQEHDRDDHDGARMSVEIQKKRLLEVESGSGSKGLGLGGCGGSEAVEPSVRAASRLVSSGVRSMSEIVRLPRVAVRATEEEERARQRWVPIARRTARWFAARSREEDVNAADRLRV; encoded by the coding sequence ATGCCAAAGATcatgctgctcctgctgctgGTCTGCTGGACACAGGCGCAGCCGGCGGCGGAGGAGACTCCGCCTGGGGCGGGCGTGAAGGTGTCGTTCCGGCCGAGCGTGGCCATCGTGGTGGGCATCTTCACCATGATCTTCTCCCTCACCTTCCTCCTCCTCATGTACGCCAAGTTCTGCCACCCCGCCAACACGCCCCTCCtccccgccaccaccaccgccagCCCCTCCCGCGCGCCCGCCCCCGACGCCTTGATCGAGTCGGAGGCCAGCGCCGGCGTGGGCAAGGCGGTCATCGAGTCGCTGCCCTTCTTCCGGTTCGCGGCGCTGCGCGGGGCGCGGCAGGGTCTGGAGTGCGCCGTGTGCCTGGCCCGCTTCGACGACGCCGACctgctccgcctgctcccgcgcTGCCGCCACGCCTTCCACCTCGATTGCGTCGACCGCTGGCTGCACTCCAGCGCCAGCTGCCCGCTCTGCCGCGCCCGCGTGCACCCCGACGACGCCGACCTCGGCCTCAAGTACGCCGCAGCCAGCGCGCGCTTTGTCTTCGGCGCAGGCGACGACGCAGCCGCCGTCGCTGCCGGCCCCGCGCCGTCGTCCGGCCGCGACCTCCTCGCCGGCATCTTCGTCGAGCGCGTGCCGTCGGCGCGCTTCGGTGGCGATGATGCTGATGGTGATGCTGCTGATGACTCTAACACTAAGCTGGACCGGCACCGGCACCGCATCGTGGTGTCGGACAGCGTGTTCAAGAGCCGGTGGAGCGACCTCAACTCGGCGGACCTCATCGCGCTGGACACCGAGATGCTGCGCTCCGTCTCCAGCGGGCGCTTCCCCTACCCCTACCCGTATCCCGACGACGACATTATCTTCGTGGGAGAGGAGCAGGAGCACGACCGAGACGATCACGACGGCGCCCGCATGTCCGTTGAGATTCAGAAGAAGCGGCTGCTGGAGGTGGAGAGCGGGAGCGGCAGCAAGGGGTTGGGACTGGGAGGGTGCGGCGGGTCGGAGGCGGTGGAGCCATCGGTGCGCGCGGCGTCGAGGCTGGTGTCGTCGGGCGTGCGGTCCATGTCGGAGATCGTGCGGCTGCCTCGGGTGGCGGTAAGGgcgacggaggaggaggagagggcgcGGCAGCGGTGGGTGCCCATCGCGCGGCGGACGGCGCGGTGGTTCGCCGCGAGGAGCAGGGAGGAGGACGTCAACGCCGCCGACCGCCTCCGTGTGTAA